A portion of the Acidobacteriaceae bacterium genome contains these proteins:
- a CDS encoding sigma factor-like helix-turn-helix DNA-binding protein: MSEWMTERMTAATAETKAQTAEEQMMVQESKKNVSGLALVYSAAVTARKPVQRVVAGVREGSTGRVVQRMWAVGCEPVQEAAAPKPRPKPELAFYRKYTEAMLRRYLRMATESGRVPSMLGRELFRSKVTSYKVQSFEDVVIFCFDMERCLGKLTEGEREVIKRVALQEYTHGETAMMMGLSLRAVVMKYGQALDRLTGILLAAKLMEPQGGRG, translated from the coding sequence ATGAGCGAGTGGATGACCGAACGGATGACAGCGGCGACGGCAGAGACAAAGGCACAAACAGCAGAGGAGCAGATGATGGTGCAGGAATCGAAGAAGAACGTGAGCGGGTTGGCTTTGGTGTATTCGGCAGCGGTGACGGCGCGGAAGCCGGTGCAGCGTGTAGTGGCAGGTGTTCGGGAAGGCTCGACCGGACGCGTGGTGCAGCGGATGTGGGCGGTGGGCTGCGAACCGGTACAAGAAGCAGCTGCGCCGAAGCCCCGGCCGAAGCCGGAGCTGGCGTTTTATCGGAAGTACACGGAGGCGATGCTGCGGCGCTATCTGCGTATGGCAACGGAGTCAGGCAGGGTGCCGAGCATGTTGGGCCGGGAGCTGTTTCGCAGCAAGGTGACCAGCTACAAGGTGCAGAGCTTTGAAGATGTCGTGATCTTCTGCTTCGACATGGAGCGCTGCCTGGGGAAGCTGACCGAAGGGGAGCGGGAGGTGATCAAGCGGGTGGCTCTGCAGGAGTACACGCATGGCGAAACCGCGATGATGATGGGCCTGAGCCTGAGGGCGGTGGTGATGAAGTATGGACAGGCGCTGGACCGGCTGACGGGGATTCTGTTGGCGGCGAAGCTGATGGAGCCACAGGGGGGTAGGGGGTAG
- the mltG gene encoding endolytic transglycosylase MltG, whose protein sequence is MAVYDQDVRWLGWIFVLLLLGTAGAGWLVVLPYGPSYERFVEIAPGTTTEEIGEKLQTAGVVRSGLLFVALKHWKGGSLKAGEYRFDHPVAMTEVYDRIRKGDVYTLTVVIPEGYDIFQVAQAVGAAGLVPAKDFLQAEMQHTELVKKWSPLAPSVEGFLFPDTYKFSRRATAVDMISIMVKRFGQQAAKLGLEPQSAARVVTMASLVEREVHVPEERAAVAGVFENRLALGMPLQTDPAVAYASELRGTWTGVIHQSELKSDSTYNTYTHAGLPPGPICNPGVAALKAALSPEKSESLYFVADAAGHTVFSKTLEEHERNVASYRAAAGR, encoded by the coding sequence TTGGCAGTTTACGATCAGGATGTGCGCTGGCTTGGGTGGATTTTCGTTCTGTTACTTCTAGGCACGGCGGGTGCCGGATGGCTCGTTGTGCTTCCGTATGGTCCTTCGTATGAACGGTTTGTGGAGATTGCTCCGGGGACGACGACGGAGGAGATCGGCGAAAAGCTGCAGACCGCTGGCGTTGTGCGGAGCGGCCTGCTGTTTGTCGCGCTGAAGCACTGGAAGGGTGGAAGCCTGAAAGCGGGCGAGTACCGCTTTGACCATCCGGTGGCAATGACCGAGGTCTACGACCGGATTCGCAAGGGCGACGTCTATACCCTGACCGTGGTGATTCCGGAGGGATACGACATCTTCCAGGTGGCGCAGGCGGTAGGAGCGGCGGGGCTGGTTCCGGCGAAGGATTTTCTGCAGGCCGAGATGCAGCACACCGAACTGGTGAAGAAGTGGAGCCCGCTGGCACCTTCTGTAGAGGGCTTCCTGTTTCCCGACACCTACAAGTTCAGCCGCCGAGCGACGGCCGTGGACATGATTTCGATCATGGTGAAGCGGTTTGGGCAGCAGGCGGCGAAGCTGGGCCTGGAGCCGCAGAGCGCGGCGCGGGTGGTGACGATGGCTTCGCTGGTGGAGCGCGAGGTGCATGTGCCGGAGGAGCGCGCGGCGGTGGCCGGGGTGTTCGAGAACCGGCTGGCGCTGGGAATGCCTCTGCAGACGGACCCGGCTGTGGCCTATGCCAGCGAGTTGCGCGGAACGTGGACGGGGGTGATTCACCAGAGCGAGTTGAAGTCGGACTCGACGTACAACACGTACACCCATGCGGGGCTGCCGCCGGGGCCGATCTGCAACCCGGGTGTGGCGGCTCTGAAGGCGGCGCTGTCGCCGGAGAAGAGCGAGTCCCTCTACTTTGTCGCCGATGCGGCGGGGCATACAGTGTTTTCGAAGACGCTCGAAGAGCATGAGCGGAACGTGGCAAGCTACCGGGCGGCGGCCGGCCGCTAG
- a CDS encoding radical SAM protein: MSKVTKLAEKGVVLAAKASWAVFDKINAISPNKSFTPKWSDKPLLKSYQKEKPPLGWPRTTDSLCPRCVPEIRQQILDGKLPHEVLLNEKVGEIKAQIIERDGQILMVKDCPIHGHFEDVMSIDAPMMKHLEDVFPGRDIRAHNDEKLHNHGTSTVTHGRGSVLTIDLTNRCNMMCDPCFMDANQVGFVHELTWDEIKTMLDNAITIKPRRQMSVQFSGGEPTLSPYFLDAVSYARKVGYNSVQAATNGIEFAKSAEFARAAAEAGLRYAYLQFDGIGNAANSHRKVGNSFDVKLQAIHNLHAAGVDIVPVTCIINGINNEQVGRIIEFALDNPKKINFLSFQPVSFTGRDEAVSDERRMAQRYTLSHLAHDVRSQTGLGESTRDWFPISFMSTFSDWADLVHGPEHEWGQLSCGCHPNCGIGMALMIDKETKEAVPVTAFLDAVQLAKDIAKVNDASRGKLMTIVGAGLALIRNYNPSKAPKNFSIFALLEKFDKCFGATGRNYGKVTADRTMEDIEKRRGDRWNFLFIAGMWFQDLFNYDFRRTEQCIIPYATQEGEISFCAYNTGIGWRNIIEKMHMTATLTKWYEEHGRHEIFAGGKKVSLDRQDKYDLKLNEAHVNSAANDTFEKSGIAKNAREEKIRARDAKMKQDAENARMSKLYRKEILKEQEQPGFIALGEIKAAPAIKAEENDLVSGD; this comes from the coding sequence ATGTCCAAGGTAACTAAGCTCGCAGAAAAGGGCGTAGTCCTCGCCGCGAAGGCCAGCTGGGCCGTTTTCGACAAGATCAACGCGATCAGCCCCAACAAGAGCTTCACCCCTAAGTGGTCTGATAAGCCTCTCCTGAAGAGCTACCAGAAGGAAAAGCCGCCCCTTGGCTGGCCCCGCACCACGGACTCGCTCTGCCCGCGCTGCGTGCCGGAGATCCGCCAGCAGATCCTCGATGGCAAGCTGCCGCACGAAGTCCTTCTGAATGAGAAGGTTGGTGAAATCAAGGCGCAGATCATCGAGCGTGACGGCCAGATCCTCATGGTTAAGGATTGCCCCATCCACGGTCACTTCGAAGACGTCATGTCTATCGATGCTCCGATGATGAAGCACCTCGAAGACGTCTTCCCGGGCCGCGACATCCGCGCCCACAACGATGAGAAGCTCCACAACCACGGCACGTCGACCGTTACCCACGGTCGCGGTTCGGTTCTCACCATCGATCTCACCAACCGTTGCAACATGATGTGCGATCCCTGCTTCATGGACGCCAACCAGGTCGGCTTTGTCCACGAACTCACGTGGGACGAGATCAAGACCATGCTCGACAATGCGATCACCATCAAGCCGCGTCGTCAGATGTCCGTGCAGTTCTCGGGCGGTGAGCCCACCCTGTCACCGTACTTCCTTGACGCTGTCTCTTACGCTCGTAAGGTCGGTTACAACTCGGTACAGGCTGCAACCAACGGCATTGAATTCGCGAAGTCGGCTGAGTTCGCACGCGCTGCGGCTGAAGCCGGTCTCCGTTACGCCTACCTCCAGTTCGACGGCATCGGCAACGCTGCCAACTCGCACCGTAAGGTTGGTAACTCGTTCGACGTAAAGCTGCAGGCGATCCACAACCTGCACGCTGCCGGTGTGGATATCGTTCCTGTCACCTGCATCATCAACGGCATCAACAACGAGCAGGTTGGCCGCATCATCGAGTTCGCTCTCGACAACCCGAAGAAGATCAACTTCCTCTCCTTCCAGCCGGTTTCCTTCACGGGCCGCGACGAAGCCGTCTCCGACGAGCGCCGCATGGCACAGCGTTACACGCTGTCGCATCTTGCACACGACGTTCGCTCGCAGACCGGCCTCGGCGAATCCACGCGCGACTGGTTCCCGATCTCGTTCATGTCCACCTTCTCTGACTGGGCCGATCTGGTTCACGGACCGGAGCACGAGTGGGGCCAGCTCTCCTGCGGTTGCCACCCGAACTGCGGTATCGGTATGGCGCTCATGATCGACAAGGAAACGAAGGAAGCCGTTCCCGTCACCGCGTTCCTCGACGCCGTGCAGCTTGCCAAGGACATTGCGAAGGTCAACGACGCATCGCGCGGCAAGCTCATGACGATCGTGGGTGCTGGTCTGGCCCTGATCCGCAACTACAACCCGTCGAAGGCCCCGAAGAACTTCAGCATCTTCGCCCTCCTCGAAAAGTTCGACAAGTGCTTCGGCGCGACCGGCCGCAACTACGGCAAGGTTACCGCTGACCGCACCATGGAAGACATCGAGAAGCGCCGCGGCGACCGTTGGAACTTCCTCTTCATCGCCGGCATGTGGTTCCAGGATCTCTTCAACTACGACTTCCGCCGCACCGAGCAGTGCATCATTCCGTACGCTACGCAGGAAGGCGAAATCTCCTTCTGCGCGTACAACACGGGTATCGGCTGGCGCAACATCATCGAGAAGATGCACATGACCGCTACGCTCACCAAGTGGTACGAAGAGCATGGCCGTCACGAGATCTTCGCCGGTGGTAAGAAGGTTTCGCTTGACCGTCAGGACAAGTACGACCTGAAGCTCAACGAGGCTCATGTCAACTCGGCAGCGAACGACACGTTCGAGAAGTCCGGCATTGCGAAGAATGCGCGCGAAGAAAAGATTCGCGCACGCGACGCAAAGATGAAGCAGGACGCCGAGAACGCTCGCATGTCGAAGCTTTACCGCAAGGAAATTCTCAAGGAGCAGGAGCAGCCTGGCTTCATCGCCCTCGGCGAGATCAAGGCAGCCCCCGCAATCAAGGCAGAAGAGAACGACCTCGTCTCCGGCGACTAG
- a CDS encoding Abi family protein gives MSIPYIKTYLSVAEQVELLRSRGMFISDTVKAASCLHRVGYYRLSGYAYPFRHREIITDLDGKSTEKLFESFRPGTDFSTVMDLYVFDKKLRLLFLDAIERIEVALRVEVALHLGRYGALSYREPTIFNPFFHTKTTDNKETQHQKWLRKIDEAFDHSREEFANHYRSKYSTPLPIWMSIEVWDFGCLAMVLNGMKDADLNELSKLYELPKRRYLTSWAQSMNFVRNVCAHHGRLWNRPIVQQPALPVHEDLALLQHVKNDELAERRLYAVAAAIQYFMRIVHPGSSWSDRLAAHLGTLPESMHLSTRHMGFPEKWEQLPLWAA, from the coding sequence TTGAGCATTCCTTACATCAAGACCTATCTCTCGGTTGCCGAGCAAGTTGAACTGCTTCGTTCAAGAGGGATGTTCATCTCAGATACCGTGAAAGCTGCTTCTTGCCTGCATCGCGTCGGCTATTACCGCCTAAGTGGCTACGCTTATCCATTTCGCCATCGTGAAATCATTACGGACTTAGACGGCAAGAGCACCGAGAAGCTATTCGAGAGCTTTCGGCCTGGCACAGACTTTTCTACCGTGATGGATCTATACGTCTTCGATAAAAAGCTTCGTCTGCTCTTCCTCGATGCGATTGAACGTATTGAAGTGGCACTGCGTGTTGAAGTCGCTTTGCATCTAGGCCGGTATGGCGCTCTTTCTTACCGGGAACCAACAATCTTCAATCCTTTCTTTCACACTAAGACCACGGATAACAAGGAGACGCAACATCAGAAATGGTTGCGGAAGATTGATGAAGCATTCGACCACTCAAGAGAAGAGTTCGCAAATCATTACCGCTCAAAGTATTCGACTCCGCTTCCCATCTGGATGTCGATTGAAGTCTGGGATTTTGGGTGCCTAGCGATGGTTCTGAACGGCATGAAAGACGCCGATCTCAACGAACTCTCAAAGCTTTATGAACTTCCGAAACGTCGCTATCTTACGTCGTGGGCACAAAGCATGAACTTCGTCCGAAATGTGTGTGCGCATCACGGTCGACTTTGGAACCGTCCAATAGTGCAACAGCCAGCTCTCCCAGTGCATGAGGATCTCGCACTCTTACAGCATGTAAAGAATGACGAACTCGCGGAGCGTCGGCTTTATGCGGTAGCTGCCGCGATCCAATACTTTATGCGTATCGTTCACCCTGGTAGCTCTTGGAGCGATAGGCTCGCCGCCCACCTCGGCACTCTTCCAGAGTCAATGCATCTATCAACTCGCCACATGGGATTTCCTGAAAAATGGGAGCAGCTTCCGCTCTGGGCCGCGTAG
- a CDS encoding AraC family transcriptional regulator, producing MAIQTQQRIQVWQQDRFVPLLPGAARGAAAPPLWRGVLMERHDVGSIEIPEHQHNELCLHLQLAGTPEMEWWNDGRNRVETTAPGSMILLAPGTRDRLRWTDTSSRLVVSVKADLLERVAEEAGLKSGVDFANRWALRDAGLARLMQQMQREAADGFPLGGLYVDQLETRLVQALVRGYGSFDGRLRGFEGRLPQEKLRRALEFMTDNLHRDVRLAEVATELQMSESHLSHKFRASTGQTPYQYVLEQKLERAKRLLRMGGMSVKEIAAEVGFSSDVNFVRAFRQKVGVSPASWKRLA from the coding sequence TTGGCGATACAGACGCAGCAACGGATTCAGGTTTGGCAACAGGACCGCTTTGTCCCGTTGCTGCCGGGTGCTGCGCGTGGGGCGGCGGCTCCGCCGCTGTGGCGTGGCGTGCTGATGGAGCGGCACGATGTTGGCTCGATTGAGATTCCTGAGCATCAGCACAATGAGCTTTGTCTGCACCTGCAGCTTGCCGGCACTCCGGAGATGGAGTGGTGGAATGACGGGCGCAATCGCGTGGAGACTACGGCACCGGGGTCGATGATTCTGCTGGCCCCGGGGACGCGTGATCGACTGCGCTGGACAGACACTTCTTCACGGCTGGTGGTTTCCGTGAAGGCTGATCTGCTGGAGCGCGTGGCGGAGGAAGCTGGGCTGAAGAGCGGTGTGGACTTCGCGAATCGGTGGGCGCTACGCGATGCGGGGCTCGCGCGGCTGATGCAGCAGATGCAGCGCGAGGCTGCCGATGGTTTTCCGCTCGGTGGGCTGTATGTCGATCAGCTTGAGACCAGGCTGGTACAGGCGTTGGTGCGTGGGTATGGCTCGTTCGACGGCCGCTTACGCGGGTTTGAAGGCAGACTCCCGCAGGAGAAGCTGCGGCGTGCGCTGGAGTTTATGACCGACAATCTGCATCGTGATGTGCGGCTGGCAGAGGTGGCAACGGAGTTACAGATGAGCGAATCGCATCTGTCGCATAAGTTCCGCGCGAGTACCGGGCAGACGCCGTATCAGTATGTGCTGGAGCAGAAGCTCGAACGCGCGAAGCGGTTGCTGCGAATGGGTGGAATGTCGGTGAAGGAGATTGCTGCTGAGGTTGGGTTTAGCTCCGATGTGAACTTTGTACGGGCGTTCCGGCAGAAGGTAGGCGTAAGCCCGGCGAGCTGGAAGAGACTTGCGTAG
- a CDS encoding flavin reductase family protein, producing MPTADTFSHFDIANMTRGDSYKLLASIILPRPIAWITSHDKQGVLNAAPFSFFNIVSSDPPLVAVSFSNAPDRDQKDTLANILATGEFVVNMVPEELAEEMNLTASNAPRGVDEVAAAGLKIAAPTVVNVPRLQDSPAALECTLLQTMNFGGKSTLLLANVVYAHVWTEAFENLERLYVDPAKLRLVGRMHGAGGYATTRDVFHIARKDWPTT from the coding sequence ATGCCTACTGCAGATACCTTCTCTCACTTCGATATTGCCAATATGACGCGCGGCGACAGCTATAAGCTGCTGGCGTCGATCATCCTTCCGCGACCGATAGCGTGGATCACCTCGCACGATAAGCAGGGCGTGTTGAATGCTGCGCCGTTCTCGTTCTTCAACATCGTGTCGTCGGATCCGCCGTTGGTGGCGGTGAGCTTCTCGAATGCTCCTGACCGCGACCAGAAGGACACGCTGGCGAACATTTTAGCGACGGGCGAGTTCGTGGTGAACATGGTGCCGGAGGAGTTGGCCGAGGAAATGAACCTCACCGCCTCCAACGCTCCGCGAGGTGTGGATGAAGTGGCTGCGGCGGGGTTGAAGATTGCGGCCCCGACGGTGGTGAATGTGCCACGGCTGCAGGACTCCCCTGCGGCGCTGGAGTGCACGCTGCTGCAGACGATGAACTTTGGTGGCAAGAGCACACTACTACTCGCAAACGTCGTCTACGCGCACGTGTGGACAGAGGCGTTCGAGAACCTGGAGCGGTTGTACGTCGACCCGGCGAAGCTGCGGCTGGTGGGACGTATGCACGGCGCAGGTGGCTATGCTACGACACGCGATGTGTTCCACATTGCCCGCAAGGACTGGCCGACGACGTAG